Proteins co-encoded in one Streptomyces sp. NBC_01283 genomic window:
- a CDS encoding pRL2-8 encodes MATQTPPGECPQCWEHAHNKRIHRALGPREDCPQCVNHMVNGCPNITPKKKSRWF; translated from the coding sequence ATGGCGACGCAGACGCCTCCGGGCGAGTGCCCGCAGTGCTGGGAGCACGCCCACAACAAGCGGATACACCGCGCCCTTGGTCCTCGCGAGGACTGCCCGCAGTGCGTGAACCACATGGTCAACGGCTGCCCCAACATCACGCCGAAGAAGAAATCCCGCTGGTTCTGA
- a CDS encoding winged helix-turn-helix domain-containing protein — translation MTVTGGPKPKAVQVADALRDDIKKMKPGEKLASQRELMDRFGYASQTIQNGLAALRAEGLVVSAGNLGNFVSDGSAPSGDVRDDIKEIRSQLQALTARLEALENRSAPGGA, via the coding sequence ATGACTGTCACAGGAGGGCCAAAGCCAAAGGCGGTGCAGGTCGCGGACGCACTCCGCGACGACATCAAGAAGATGAAGCCGGGGGAGAAACTCGCGTCTCAGCGAGAGCTGATGGACCGCTTCGGGTACGCAAGCCAGACCATCCAGAACGGGCTAGCCGCGCTCCGAGCCGAGGGACTGGTCGTGTCGGCGGGGAACTTGGGCAACTTCGTCAGCGACGGGTCTGCCCCAAGTGGCGACGTACGTGATGACATCAAGGAAATCCGCTCCCAACTCCAGGCGTTGACTGCACGGCTCGAAGCACTGGAAAACCGCTCCGCACCAGGTGGCGCTTGA
- a CDS encoding XRE family transcriptional regulator, whose product MTDDRPAWARRIAAERQARDWSQRDAVRALRSHAPTELPAEDSMIRQWKRWESGQAPNDFYQPIIAAVFGTVTRALFPAPSRRDGDREILAVSGMETLEIVSRLNRSDVSSGTLDALRITTDRLCSEYPFMPSAQLLIEGRQWLRRVVELHTKSLTLAQHREVLALSGWLALLVGCVEYDTGDRHAAESTRRAALSLATEADHPEVAGWAHEMRAWFALTTGDYRGVIAAAQAGAETAPQHGVAVQLAGQEAKAWARLGDRRQVEVALDKGRRLLEGMPYPENLDNHFVVDPAKFDFYAMDCYRLVGEDRLARTLADEVLRAGTDFDGTERSPMRNSEARVTLGVAAAREGNLDEALIHGERALQGERQSVPSLIMTSRELAAVMRQRYGTEPAAQDYLSHLQELGKEKPGFLPS is encoded by the coding sequence ATGACTGACGACAGGCCCGCATGGGCACGACGCATCGCCGCCGAACGGCAGGCGCGCGACTGGTCACAGCGGGACGCGGTCAGGGCCCTGCGCTCGCACGCCCCCACGGAGCTACCGGCGGAGGACAGCATGATTCGCCAGTGGAAGCGCTGGGAGTCCGGCCAGGCACCGAACGACTTCTATCAACCGATCATCGCCGCCGTGTTCGGCACGGTGACGCGCGCGCTCTTCCCCGCTCCGTCGCGACGGGACGGAGACAGGGAAATCTTGGCAGTGAGCGGTATGGAGACTCTGGAGATCGTGAGTCGTCTGAACCGGTCCGACGTCAGCAGCGGGACGCTCGATGCTCTTCGGATCACCACGGACCGCCTCTGCTCTGAGTACCCCTTCATGCCGAGTGCCCAGCTCCTCATCGAGGGGCGGCAGTGGCTGCGCCGAGTCGTTGAGCTGCACACCAAGAGCCTCACGCTTGCCCAGCATCGCGAAGTGCTCGCGCTGTCGGGTTGGCTCGCCTTGCTGGTCGGCTGCGTCGAGTACGACACGGGAGATCGCCACGCAGCCGAGTCAACGCGTCGCGCCGCTCTGTCGCTGGCCACTGAGGCAGACCACCCCGAGGTAGCGGGGTGGGCACACGAGATGCGGGCATGGTTCGCCCTCACGACCGGCGACTATCGCGGGGTCATCGCCGCAGCGCAGGCTGGAGCAGAGACCGCACCGCAGCACGGCGTCGCCGTGCAGCTCGCCGGTCAGGAGGCCAAGGCGTGGGCGCGGCTCGGGGACCGTCGGCAGGTTGAGGTGGCTCTCGACAAGGGGCGCCGCCTGCTGGAGGGGATGCCGTACCCCGAGAACCTGGACAACCACTTTGTCGTCGACCCCGCCAAGTTCGACTTCTACGCGATGGATTGCTACCGACTGGTCGGGGAAGACCGACTCGCTCGGACACTCGCGGACGAGGTCCTGCGCGCCGGAACCGACTTCGACGGCACGGAGCGGTCACCCATGCGGAACTCCGAAGCGCGGGTAACCCTGGGGGTCGCCGCAGCGCGGGAGGGCAACCTCGATGAGGCGCTTATTCATGGTGAGCGGGCCCTACAGGGCGAGCGGCAGTCCGTTCCCTCTCTCATCATGACCAGTCGAGAACTCGCGGCGGTAATGAGGCAGCGCTATGGCACCGAACCCGCAGCTCAGGACTACCTATCCCACCTGCAAGAATTGGGCAAGGAGAAGCCGGGGTTCCTCCCCTCCTGA
- a CDS encoding styrene monooxygenase/indole monooxygenase family protein has product MRKILVVGAGQAGLQIALGLQSQGYEVTLMSNRTADEVRSGRVMSTQCMFDTALEHERELQLNFWESQAPKIEGLGVSVAGPDSSRVIDWVGKLDGFAQSVDQRVKMAGWMETFAQRGGQLVIHGAAVSDLDYFSRTYDLVLVAAGKGELVSMFERDASRSPYDTPQRALAVAYVHGMGPRPEHPEFDAVRCNLVPGVGELFVMPTLTTSGRADILFWEGVPGGPLDVFQGVKDPSEHLALTLELLEKFTPWEYARATKVELTDAGGTLSGRYAPTVRKPVGRLPGGGLVLGVADVVVANDPITGQGSNSASKCAAAYLSSIVAHGDKPFDEEWMQATFDRYWETAQHVTKWTNAMLSPPPEHVLNLIGAAGQLQPAANRFANGFNDPSDFENFFYDPEKTDAYLASLSGA; this is encoded by the coding sequence ATGCGGAAGATACTCGTCGTCGGAGCCGGTCAGGCCGGGCTCCAGATCGCTCTCGGACTCCAGTCACAGGGGTACGAGGTCACCCTGATGTCCAACCGCACGGCGGACGAGGTCCGGTCCGGCCGTGTGATGTCCACGCAGTGCATGTTCGACACGGCGCTGGAGCACGAGCGTGAGTTGCAGCTGAACTTCTGGGAGTCCCAGGCCCCGAAGATCGAGGGCCTCGGCGTCTCGGTCGCCGGGCCCGACTCCTCCCGCGTCATCGACTGGGTCGGCAAGCTGGACGGCTTCGCCCAGTCCGTTGACCAGCGCGTGAAGATGGCGGGCTGGATGGAGACGTTCGCGCAGCGGGGCGGCCAGCTGGTCATCCACGGCGCGGCGGTCTCCGACCTCGACTACTTCTCCCGTACGTACGACCTCGTGCTCGTCGCCGCGGGCAAGGGCGAGCTGGTCTCGATGTTCGAGCGCGACGCCTCGCGCTCCCCGTACGACACCCCGCAGCGCGCGCTGGCCGTCGCGTACGTCCACGGGATGGGGCCGCGGCCCGAGCACCCCGAGTTCGACGCGGTGCGGTGCAATCTCGTGCCGGGTGTGGGCGAGCTCTTCGTCATGCCGACGCTGACGACGTCCGGGCGTGCGGACATCCTCTTCTGGGAGGGCGTACCGGGCGGCCCGCTGGACGTCTTCCAGGGCGTCAAGGACCCCTCGGAGCACCTGGCGCTGACGCTCGAACTCCTGGAGAAGTTCACGCCGTGGGAGTACGCGCGGGCGACCAAGGTCGAACTGACGGACGCGGGCGGCACACTGTCCGGGCGGTACGCCCCGACCGTGCGCAAGCCCGTGGGCCGGCTGCCGGGCGGCGGACTCGTCCTGGGCGTCGCCGACGTGGTCGTGGCCAACGACCCGATCACGGGGCAGGGCTCCAACTCGGCGTCGAAGTGCGCCGCGGCGTACCTCTCCTCGATCGTCGCGCACGGCGACAAGCCGTTCGACGAGGAGTGGATGCAGGCCACGTTCGACCGGTACTGGGAGACGGCTCAGCACGTCACCAAGTGGACGAACGCCATGCTGTCGCCGCCGCCGGAGCACGTCCTGAACCTGATCGGCGCGGCAGGCCAGCTCCAGCCGGCGGCCAACCGCTTCGCCAACGGCTTCAACGACCCCTCGGACTTCGAGAACTTCTTCTATGACCCGGAGAAGACGGACGCGTACCTGGCCTCGCTCTCCGGCGCCTGA
- a CDS encoding ATP/GTP-binding protein: protein MDSAVSELRHPGPDPDENLQAWQTDRTRAPIATKIVVAGGFGVGKTTLVSAVSEITPLQTEALMTQASEDTDDLTSTPDKTTTTVAMDFGRITLDDDLVLYLFGTPGQQRFWFMWDDLVRGAIGAVVLADTRRLPDCFPALDYFESCGLPYIVAVNHFDGTEEFEPADVREALTIPSHIPVLIMDARQRISVIESLLSLVGHALAATPE from the coding sequence GTGGACTCCGCCGTCTCTGAACTCCGCCACCCGGGCCCCGACCCGGACGAGAACCTCCAAGCCTGGCAGACGGACCGCACCCGGGCCCCGATCGCGACGAAGATCGTGGTGGCGGGCGGCTTCGGTGTCGGCAAGACGACCCTGGTCTCCGCGGTCTCCGAGATCACGCCCCTCCAGACGGAGGCGCTGATGACGCAGGCGAGCGAGGACACGGACGACCTCACGTCGACCCCGGACAAGACCACGACCACGGTCGCCATGGACTTCGGCCGGATCACGCTCGACGACGACCTCGTGCTCTACCTCTTCGGTACGCCGGGGCAGCAGCGCTTCTGGTTCATGTGGGACGACCTGGTGCGCGGCGCGATCGGCGCCGTCGTCCTCGCCGACACGCGCAGGCTCCCCGACTGCTTCCCCGCGCTCGACTACTTCGAGAGCTGCGGGCTGCCGTACATCGTGGCCGTCAACCACTTCGACGGCACCGAGGAGTTCGAGCCCGCGGACGTCCGTGAGGCGCTGACGATCCCGTCGCACATACCGGTGCTGATCATGGACGCGAGGCAGCGGATCTCGGTGATCGAGTCCCTGCTCTCGCTGGTCGGCCACGCCCTCGCAGCAACCCCCGAATAG
- a CDS encoding DUF742 domain-containing protein codes for MSSKPGKLPQRGGARKPARVRPYSLTGGRTRFGHVLLVETFVAALDAPEERRELPQGNAIARVMPEMRAIVEICRRMRTVAEIAALLKMPLGVVRVLLSDLADQGKIRVYGTGHGPGQPDRALLERVLSGLRRL; via the coding sequence ATGAGCAGTAAGCCCGGCAAGCTGCCCCAGCGGGGTGGCGCGCGCAAACCCGCCCGAGTGCGTCCGTACTCGCTCACCGGCGGGCGCACCCGCTTCGGCCACGTCCTGCTCGTGGAGACCTTCGTGGCGGCGCTCGACGCCCCCGAGGAGCGCCGCGAGCTGCCGCAGGGCAACGCCATCGCCCGCGTCATGCCGGAGATGCGGGCCATCGTCGAGATCTGCCGCCGCATGCGTACGGTCGCGGAGATCGCCGCGCTCCTGAAGATGCCGCTCGGCGTGGTCCGCGTACTGCTCAGCGACCTCGCAGACCAGGGAAAGATCCGCGTGTACGGAACGGGCCACGGCCCGGGACAGCCGGACCGCGCACTGCTCGAAAGGGTGCTGAGTGGACTCCGCCGTCTCTGA
- a CDS encoding roadblock/LC7 domain-containing protein produces the protein MRSPSSSTGSSPTGSSTADSRPAGFGLSSEARNLHWLLTNLVEEVPGLLSVAVVSSDGLLLLSSDPARNSEQAVDNSSGPKGSSADLATIVSGLGSLCIGAGKLMDAGSVKQTVVAMEEGSLFVMSISDGSLLGVHATPDCDMSVVAYHMALFVGRAGHVLTPELRSELRQSMESVR, from the coding sequence ATGCGCTCGCCCAGTTCTTCCACCGGCAGTTCTCCCACCGGCAGCTCCACCGCCGACAGCAGACCGGCCGGGTTCGGACTGAGCAGCGAAGCCCGCAACCTGCACTGGCTGCTGACGAATCTCGTCGAGGAGGTGCCAGGTCTCCTGTCGGTCGCGGTGGTCTCCTCCGACGGGCTGCTCCTGCTCTCCTCCGACCCCGCGCGCAACAGCGAGCAGGCGGTCGACAACAGTTCGGGCCCCAAGGGTTCCAGCGCGGACCTCGCCACCATCGTGTCCGGCCTCGGCTCCCTCTGCATCGGCGCGGGCAAGCTGATGGACGCGGGGTCCGTCAAGCAGACCGTCGTCGCGATGGAGGAGGGCAGCCTCTTCGTCATGTCGATCAGCGACGGCTCGCTGCTCGGCGTGCACGCCACCCCGGACTGCGACATGAGCGTCGTCGCGTACCACATGGCGCTCTTCGTCGGCCGCGCCGGGCATGTCCTCACCCCCGAACTCCGCAGTGAGCTGCGCCAGTCGATGGAGAGCGTCCGATGA
- a CDS encoding nitrate- and nitrite sensing domain-containing protein codes for MRAPVQKMRPGRKGKQTAPEGATPGATTPTERSPEPTAGEAPETAAEGRTASAVTAPDGSKPVQPQKSVHSKPTARVRNRLIVAVAVVAAAIAGAGAPAIIAASGQLSDAQQLVTLAEHTQEAVSLGHSLADERDEVTSFIAAGRPQGKGLSENRSARVDRQIEELRTADAPAGLRADLADIGAVRRAALTGKSTALEAHTAYSNVITELHGLTRELAEKTPPRAGSGADALADLDHAVEQAASARGLLLATLAVPRSTETSTGVDPVTGLPTTVVEESPAGSKSRDALSAAGQEAHVRAQAALADFRDAATDGARSTYDSTVTGSEVTTAEKYLARLTDQPSLSVAELGYDRKKLDTALSARIEMMRGAESALTVQRTKDLAQLRDDDVTALEARVALIGVTLLVAVGVSMAMARSLTRPLAVLRIGSARLATEPAPQEPIRFTGRDDEFAQVVRSVNALHEHAAALTERLTTLEADRKHLIGKRQSMADERETLRAELAEASAHLERVRQSIHGTFVNLALRTLGLVERQLAVIENLEDREQDPDRLATLFKLDHFATVMRRHSENLLVLAGAEHGHQHPGPVPLVDVVRAAVSEIERYERVRIATLPPHAHVAGFAADDISHLVAELLENATSFSPPDASVEVSGWLLESGEVMLSVQDEGIGVTEDRMEELNSRLAEFRPDDAYDQESGDGLGLGLYVVARLAARHGARVRLREQKQGGVAAVVVLPKSILAAAPAVGAPPAGVPVAGAAPAVHLPGSEAEANSNVLPGRAAVTTAVPTAPEATEATDAPDVTVGADPLIAAAEQTVRDAEAEAEPTAAPEAASEPEPAPEPGRAPEPEPEVSPETTMELAIPPAPEEPKAPEEPEAVAPEAAPAPAPKWERVTDKGLPKRTPKITAPEPAVPKARSGSVDAEALRKRLGGFHQGAISGRRDVEAELTERTEQNEQNEQNERTETMGDTVEEASS; via the coding sequence ATGCGAGCACCGGTGCAGAAGATGCGGCCTGGGCGCAAGGGCAAGCAGACGGCTCCCGAAGGAGCCACGCCGGGCGCGACCACCCCTACGGAGCGCTCGCCCGAGCCCACAGCGGGAGAGGCCCCCGAGACCGCGGCGGAAGGGCGGACCGCCTCCGCCGTGACGGCTCCTGACGGCTCGAAGCCCGTGCAGCCCCAGAAGTCCGTCCATTCCAAGCCCACCGCACGCGTGCGCAATCGGCTGATCGTCGCCGTCGCCGTCGTGGCCGCCGCGATCGCCGGGGCCGGAGCGCCCGCGATCATCGCAGCCTCCGGGCAACTGAGCGACGCGCAGCAGCTCGTGACCCTCGCCGAGCACACCCAGGAGGCCGTGTCCCTCGGCCACTCGCTGGCCGACGAGCGCGACGAGGTCACCTCGTTCATCGCGGCGGGCCGCCCGCAGGGCAAGGGCCTCTCCGAGAACCGCAGCGCCCGCGTGGACCGCCAGATCGAGGAGCTGCGCACCGCCGACGCCCCGGCCGGCCTGCGCGCGGACCTCGCCGACATCGGCGCCGTGCGCAGAGCGGCGCTCACCGGCAAGAGCACTGCTCTGGAAGCCCACACGGCGTACTCGAACGTCATCACCGAACTGCACGGCCTCACCCGCGAACTCGCCGAGAAGACCCCGCCCCGCGCGGGCTCGGGCGCCGACGCCCTCGCCGACCTGGACCACGCCGTCGAACAGGCCGCGAGCGCCCGCGGCCTGCTCCTCGCCACCCTCGCCGTCCCGCGCTCCACGGAGACGAGTACCGGCGTCGACCCCGTCACCGGACTGCCCACCACGGTGGTCGAGGAGTCCCCCGCGGGCAGCAAGAGCCGTGACGCCCTCAGCGCCGCGGGCCAGGAGGCCCACGTCCGCGCACAGGCGGCCCTCGCCGACTTCCGGGACGCGGCCACGGACGGCGCCCGCTCCACGTACGACTCGACGGTCACGGGCAGTGAGGTGACCACGGCCGAGAAGTACCTCGCCCGCCTAACCGACCAGCCCTCGCTCTCCGTCGCCGAGCTCGGCTACGACCGCAAGAAGCTCGACACCGCGCTCTCCGCCCGCATCGAGATGATGCGCGGCGCCGAGTCCGCGCTCACCGTGCAGCGCACCAAGGACCTCGCGCAGCTGCGCGACGACGACGTGACGGCGCTGGAGGCCCGCGTCGCGCTCATCGGCGTCACGCTGCTCGTCGCGGTCGGCGTCTCCATGGCGATGGCCCGCAGCCTGACCCGCCCGCTCGCCGTCCTGCGCATCGGCTCGGCCCGCCTCGCCACCGAGCCCGCGCCCCAGGAGCCGATCCGCTTCACGGGCCGCGACGACGAGTTCGCCCAGGTCGTACGGTCCGTCAACGCGCTGCACGAGCATGCGGCAGCCCTCACCGAGCGCCTCACCACGCTTGAGGCCGACCGCAAGCACCTCATCGGCAAGCGGCAGTCCATGGCCGACGAGCGCGAGACGCTGCGCGCCGAACTGGCCGAGGCCTCCGCCCACCTGGAGCGGGTGCGGCAGTCCATCCACGGCACGTTCGTCAATCTGGCGCTGCGCACCCTGGGCCTGGTCGAGCGGCAGCTCGCCGTCATCGAGAACCTGGAGGACCGCGAGCAGGACCCCGACCGCCTCGCCACGCTCTTCAAGCTCGACCACTTCGCCACGGTCATGCGCCGCCACAGCGAGAACCTCCTGGTCCTCGCGGGCGCCGAGCACGGCCACCAGCACCCCGGACCGGTCCCGCTGGTCGACGTCGTGCGCGCCGCCGTCAGCGAGATCGAGCGGTACGAGCGCGTGCGCATCGCCACACTGCCGCCGCACGCGCACGTCGCGGGCTTCGCCGCGGACGACATCAGCCACCTGGTCGCCGAGCTCCTGGAGAACGCGACCTCGTTCTCGCCGCCGGACGCCTCCGTGGAGGTCTCCGGATGGCTCCTGGAGAGCGGCGAGGTCATGCTCTCCGTGCAGGACGAGGGCATAGGGGTGACCGAGGACCGCATGGAGGAGCTCAACTCCCGCCTCGCGGAATTCCGTCCGGACGACGCGTACGACCAGGAGAGCGGGGACGGGCTCGGGCTCGGCCTCTACGTCGTGGCCCGGCTCGCCGCGCGGCACGGTGCACGGGTCCGGCTGCGCGAGCAGAAGCAGGGCGGTGTCGCGGCCGTCGTGGTCCTGCCGAAGTCGATCCTCGCCGCGGCGCCCGCGGTGGGTGCGCCGCCGGCCGGTGTTCCGGTGGCCGGGGCAGCGCCCGCAGTGCACCTGCCCGGCTCGGAGGCCGAGGCGAACTCCAACGTGCTGCCGGGGCGTGCGGCGGTGACCACCGCGGTGCCGACCGCGCCGGAAGCGACGGAAGCGACGGACGCGCCGGACGTGACGGTCGGCGCTGATCCGCTGATCGCGGCCGCCGAGCAGACGGTGCGTGACGCGGAGGCGGAGGCGGAGCCCACGGCCGCACCGGAAGCCGCGAGCGAGCCGGAGCCCGCGCCTGAGCCCGGGCGCGCGCCCGAGCCGGAGCCCGAGGTTTCGCCCGAGACGACCATGGAACTCGCCATTCCGCCCGCCCCGGAGGAGCCGAAGGCTCCCGAGGAGCCGGAAGCGGTGGCCCCCGAAGCCGCCCCCGCCCCCGCCCCCAAGTGGGAGCGCGTCACCGACAAGGGGCTGCCCAAGCGCACGCCCAAGATCACCGCGCCCGAGCCCGCCGTGCCCAAGGCGCGCAGCGGCTCCGTCGACGCCGAAGCGCTGCGCAAGCGGCTCGGGGGCTTCCACCAGGGAGCCATCAGCGGCCGTCGCGACGTAGAGGCCGAGCTGACCGAACGTACCGAACAGAACGAGCAGAACGAGCAGAACGAACGTACCGAAACCATGGGGGACACAGTCGAGGAGGCAAGCAGTTGA
- a CDS encoding protein phosphatase 2C domain-containing protein: protein MRIELATEPGDPARPNEDYASVILPAAGQGGSLVLLDGVTPPAGDDGCLHSVPWFTARLGGALGELSVSRRDMTLSEILAAAIVRTAEAHCETCDLSHPRTPQATVILVRWDEEQVEHLVLSDSALLMAGPDGRVTPVLDERLAELPPRIRAMRDAVRAMPRGSAEREVAGRAYGAAVEALRNAEDGFFTAAADPSAASRAVTGTWPRSEVTAVAALTDGVGRWVETFRQGDWAECFTLLRKDGPQRLVDRVRELERADPEGTAYPRGKRHDDAAVVYAEL from the coding sequence ATGCGCATCGAACTCGCCACCGAGCCCGGCGACCCCGCACGCCCCAACGAGGACTATGCCTCGGTGATCCTTCCCGCGGCCGGACAGGGCGGTTCGCTCGTCCTCCTGGATGGGGTGACTCCGCCTGCCGGAGATGACGGCTGCCTGCATTCCGTCCCTTGGTTCACGGCGCGACTCGGGGGCGCACTGGGGGAACTGTCCGTTTCGCGACGGGATATGACGCTCTCCGAGATCCTCGCGGCGGCGATCGTGCGCACCGCGGAGGCCCATTGTGAAACTTGTGACCTTTCTCACCCGCGTACGCCTCAGGCCACCGTGATTCTGGTGCGTTGGGACGAGGAGCAGGTCGAACACCTCGTCCTGTCCGACTCCGCGCTCCTGATGGCGGGCCCGGACGGCCGGGTCACGCCGGTCCTCGACGAGCGTCTCGCCGAACTGCCCCCGAGGATCCGCGCGATGCGCGACGCGGTCCGCGCGATGCCGCGCGGCTCGGCCGAGCGTGAGGTGGCGGGCCGCGCGTACGGGGCCGCCGTGGAGGCCCTGCGCAACGCGGAGGACGGCTTCTTCACCGCGGCGGCGGATCCCTCGGCGGCATCCCGCGCGGTCACGGGCACCTGGCCCCGCTCCGAGGTGACGGCGGTGGCGGCCCTGACGGACGGGGTGGGCCGCTGGGTCGAGACGTTCCGCCAGGGCGACTGGGCGGAATGCTTCACGCTCCTGCGCAAGGACGGCCCGCAACGCCTGGTGGACCGGGTCCGGGAACTGGAACGAGCGGACCCCGAGGGCACGGCGTACCCCCGGGGGAAGCGGCACGACGACGCGGCGGTGGTGTACGCGGAGCTGTGA
- a CDS encoding MarR family winged helix-turn-helix transcriptional regulator encodes MGAEVHEGENDGGADVNRGVDREFLSLERELTLLLRRARASSGEMARQVHPDLEPAAYGLLVCLDDSGPQRATDLAAYIGVGKATMSRQLRALEELGLVAREPDPADGRAWLVHLTEEGGTRFRTVRAGRREQYVRKLAGWDRVEVAELARLLRQLNESPES; translated from the coding sequence ATGGGTGCTGAAGTGCACGAGGGCGAGAACGACGGTGGGGCCGACGTGAACAGGGGGGTCGACCGCGAGTTCCTCTCCCTGGAGCGGGAGTTGACGCTGCTGCTGCGCCGGGCGCGGGCCTCCTCCGGAGAGATGGCGCGCCAGGTCCACCCCGATCTGGAGCCGGCCGCGTACGGACTCCTGGTCTGCCTCGACGACTCGGGTCCGCAGCGGGCCACGGATCTCGCCGCGTACATCGGCGTCGGCAAGGCGACGATGAGTCGTCAGCTGCGGGCCCTAGAGGAGCTCGGGCTCGTCGCCCGCGAGCCCGACCCCGCCGACGGGCGGGCGTGGCTGGTGCACCTCACCGAGGAGGGCGGTACGCGGTTCCGTACGGTGCGGGCGGGGCGGCGGGAGCAGTACGTGCGGAAGCTGGCCGGGTGGGACCGGGTGGAGGTGGCGGAGCTGGCCCGCTTGCTGCGGCAGCTGAACGAGTCCCCGGAGTCCTGA
- a CDS encoding lysozyme: protein MPVHRPGTPRRSHRSAAGILLSVLSALSLLLTLPGAAQASGGDDTPPRGSARMGQGVIEHDGQGSLPPGGDAVQTEGVDVSSHQGNVAWSTLWNSGVKWAYVKATEGTYYKNPYFAQQYNGSYNVGMIRGSYHFATPDTTSGATQANYFVDNGGGWSRDGRTLPGALDIEWNPYGAACFGKSQSAMVTWIRDFLNQYKARTGRDAVIYTATSWWKQCTGNYGGFAANNPLWIARYNTSPGELPAGWGVQTMWQYTSTGPTVGDHNKFNGALDRVQALANG from the coding sequence ATGCCCGTGCACAGACCCGGAACCCCCCGCCGCTCGCACCGGTCAGCGGCCGGAATCCTGCTCTCAGTCCTCTCCGCGCTCTCCCTCCTCCTCACGCTGCCGGGCGCCGCACAGGCCAGCGGCGGCGATGACACCCCGCCCCGCGGCTCCGCCCGCATGGGACAGGGCGTCATCGAGCACGACGGGCAGGGCAGTCTGCCGCCCGGCGGCGACGCCGTACAGACCGAAGGCGTCGACGTCAGCAGCCACCAGGGCAACGTCGCGTGGTCGACGCTCTGGAACAGCGGTGTGAAGTGGGCCTACGTGAAGGCCACCGAGGGGACGTACTACAAGAACCCCTACTTCGCCCAGCAGTACAACGGTTCGTACAACGTGGGCATGATCCGCGGCTCCTACCACTTCGCGACCCCCGACACCACGAGCGGCGCCACCCAGGCCAACTACTTCGTGGACAACGGCGGCGGCTGGTCGCGCGACGGCAGGACGCTGCCGGGCGCGCTCGACATCGAGTGGAACCCGTACGGGGCGGCCTGCTTCGGCAAGTCCCAGTCCGCGATGGTCACCTGGATCCGTGACTTCCTGAACCAGTACAAGGCACGCACCGGGCGTGACGCCGTGATCTACACGGCCACCAGCTGGTGGAAGCAGTGCACCGGCAACTACGGGGGCTTCGCCGCCAACAACCCGCTCTGGATCGCCCGTTACAACACCTCTCCGGGTGAGCTCCCGGCCGGCTGGGGCGTGCAGACGATGTGGCAGTACACCTCGACCGGTCCGACGGTCGGTGACCACAACAAGTTCAACGGCGCACTGGACAGGGTGCAGGCACTCGCCAACGGCTGA